Below is a genomic region from Amphiura filiformis chromosome 19, Afil_fr2py, whole genome shotgun sequence.
TATTGGCTAGACTCATACATGCTGAAACTAAAGAAGCATGTCAGGGTTTTATCCATGATGGATTGGGAGGCCCCATCTGACAAAATTGGGTTGATTCCCCCTCTTGACACTCGTCCCAATTATAGGAACACAGCTTGCCCATTCCCCCACCTGAGATTTGTCCCTGAAAGTGGTATCTGGTATATTATGCAAGATATATCATATGAATATTAAAAGCAGATTTCAAGAGTTGCAGTGGTATTCTATTTTTGGCTTCACTGTGTTATTTGTTGCTGATCCCCCCAAACCCCTCATCTGACTGTGACATCCATTTCTGACCCTTTCATGAAAATGTTATAGGTGAAACTCTGCGCCCTTGTAAAAAGTATCTCTTTCTTGTCATGAAAAGGACGGTTGAACCAAGTATCACCTTTTTAAAGTTCATACTTGGTTCAACTGTCCTTTTAAAAGTCATCAACTTTATATTCTTGTAGCTTTTTAAAAAATCCTGTATTGGATTCTGATTACGTGAATTGAACAACTTTTTCATCCCATGTTGCAACCTACAGGTGATGGCAACTGTTTGCTGCACGCTGTGTCCTTAGCAATGTGGGGCCTAGAAGACGACAACCTATTCCTAAGAAATCTACTGCATGAAGCCCTCGTTAACCATGACATGGAATGCAGAAGGAGATGGCAGCGTGAACGCAAGAGACAAGATGAACGGATACCAGGAAGTGGCCTCCGCTATAACACAATGGTATGTTTGTATTTAGTCTGCAGTTATAAGTATAAGTATTGACGTAGTATTTACTGTGACCTAGACTTGCACTTTTGATGCATTCCCACTCATTTCCATTGATTAATGAGCtataccatttaaaatccacactccccctgtggaagatttagctaaagtcttccacagagggagtatcagtttcaaatagaatagagagttgggtaacttccatttgaaatactcactcccatTTTGGAaggtataggtaaagccataatacatcgGGAGTATGGGttacaaaatgattaaccctgaccaattacatttgaaaaacatactccctctgtggaagatatttccaacatcttccataggggtagtgtggatttcaactggaaaggccCAATGAGTGATAGAGTAATTAATGCAATCTGCTGGTTATCTGTGGTAAGAACTTTTGATGTTATTTGAAGGTtggtataaaaataaatattcagTATGTCAACTTCAGACCAGGATCTTGGATGACAGCTCTAGTATTCTGGTTATTGTGCAATGTGCAACCTATATTACTATACCGTTAtcagaaatttcaattttaaatgaaCACAGTCTGACACATATGAAAAATTTTCGCATACGATGTATGTGAAAGTGAATTCAATCatgccaactcactcatgattagtttattgtatccaaggttgtgcgtttgtggtgtattttgaaatatgcgatatataCAATCACGGTTGGATCGagtaaagctgtgttcattcaattgaagtTTCTAGTATAGCTATACTTAGATCAATGTGTAACAGGTGagaattattgtatttctgtgaGCAGTACTGTGCACTTTATGATCTTCTAAACAGGCAGTAGGAATTAGtgaatgtggttacctgaatcagtgactccacttgaaatttacaccccctgtgtgggagataaaggttgtgtcttccatagggggtgtagtgaatgaatttcaaatggaataactcatttcatattttcaaaaggTACTGCACCTCAAATGTGAGAGgttatgggttcgaaccctgacggtGGTTTAttatgctcttgtggaaaaattaagtaagcttgaaattctcctggacaaggaacttactgctaattgtctcgttgtaagcCGTAAGAAACTCGGGGAGTGGATCCTGGTTGAAATGGCCATTtgcggaatgtctagggtgtgcactcttgaaACTGCAAAGTCACTGTGTtggtggaatgatgtggggccgtagtggttagAAAGTCTTGACAGAACAAAGGTCTGATAACCCTCATGCAGAtaccaaatcaaaatcaaaataattggaGTGATTTGTTTCGAGACTAATAAAAAGTTATGAAATCGTTTTGATGCCAAGTTGAATCATAACATGAAATGTAAATGATCTATAGGGTCTTTGACAGAACAAAGGTCTGATAACCCTCATGCAAAtaccaaatcaaaatcaaaataattggaACAGGAACCACTATTTAATCTATTCTTGATGTTTGGTAATATTTGATTTGATCGATCTATGTATGAATGTGTATCCTGAAAACCTCAACCACACTGGCACAGTTCAGTTAAATAAACACATAGTCTATGTGCAGAATTGACCTTGGGCATCATGATTCATCTCCAAGACCATGTAAGGTCAATATCAGGAAAGCATTCTtattatgttaagggggtactacacccctggccaattttgtgcctatttttgcaattttctaaaaaattatagcgcattggtgacaagtaagatatgtttattataggggcaaggactacaactattgcactgaaaattcagcaactcaaggcaaatagttattgatttattgatcaaatattggttttccctcattttcgactgtaactccacaactgttgtctgtgttgaaataaatttccagtgcagtagttgtagtccttgcccctataatatacatatcttacttgtcaccaatgcactataattttgagaaaaatgcaaaaataggcacaaaattgggcaggggtgtagtaccccttaaggttgTAGAACTCAAGTTCTGAGAAGGTAGAGTGTGATATAAACACAGGAATGCTGGCAATAGTTGGAATTTGTAATAATATTGTTCTTTAGGAATGCCATGCTTGGCTGGAGTTGTATGTAAATGTGACTTCCCTATTATGGGCACGTAGACAGAGCTGGCATGCTTTCCTTGTTTGGTTTGCAGAAGTTTTAGAAAGAGCCTGAGGCAACTGATTTGTAAAGTCTGTTTCCTCCTCTGTGCACAATTGACGTCCTTTGATCTCAAGTCATACTTGGTATCCACTTCCCATTTTCCCACCCCAAATATCTAGGTTCAAAAAGACAAAAGACGACAAAAAATGTAGTGCTGTCACTGAAAGCATTTTGCAATTAGCATGTTCATTGGAAAGCAATAAAGTATGATTACAGGAAATTCTTTTGTACATAAAGGTACTTTGAATATACATCCTCTGTGACACATGTTCATTTCATATGATAAGATTTTATATTTCCAAGATGTGTCCTTTATATTATTTAATTAAAGTTATTTAATTGTGCCAGTAAGAAACATGATCAAGTCAGATGTGAGGTAATTCATATAATCTGAGAATTGTGTAATATACATGTAGCTTTTTTAGCAAATCCTAAAGAGTTTGAAATCAATGCTAGAAAAAAGGTGTAAATTTCCTCTGTTAATAAAGTAAACATTTTTAAGTATACATTCAATAGGCTAGGCCTATACCATGGGGGGTCTGTGCATGgatgggtgggggtgtgtaggtAGGTGTTATCTGTGTTAACAAAGACCtcatttcaatatgtgtttgtgCCCTCTTTTATATGTGTCAAGTTGACAATCCATGTGTAGTGAAATAATCCATGTTTATGAATCAATATTTTCTTTTACTTTATATCACAGGAGTGGCGTAATGAATGGGAAATGGTAATCAAAATGTCGAGCAGTGAAAGGCGCCCTCCCACCACACAAGGCCTACCCTATGAATGCTTGGAAGAATTTCATGTCTTCATGTTGGCCAACATTCTGCGCCGTCCAATCATAGTTATGGCTCAGTCCATGTGGCATGACCTCCAGGGTCACTCCTTGCAGCCTCAAAATTTCAGTGGTGTTTATCTGCCCCTAAAATGGCAGCCAGAACAGTGCAGTAAGAGCCCCATCATCCTTGGTTATTATCAAATGCATTTTGTACCGCTGGTCTACACTGGAGTCACGGAAGGCGAGACATCAGCAACAGAATTTGTCGTGCCGCTTATCCACCAAGATCATAGCCCGATGGTGATTCATTTTCTGACGCAAGAAGAAGAAGGCAAAGAAGACAAGTTACTGCAGGACTATCTTACTCTTGAGGAACTACCCCATATGGATATTAATGAAAGTATGGCGTCAACACATGTCATACAGGGAGCGCAGCTATCAACTACCACATCCCCGGATGAAATGAACTTGATGGTTTCCTATTTTAGACTAGTAGATTCTCATTATAGGTTCTACTTAGAAACTGAGTATAACCCTCATACTGCTTACAAAGGAGCCAATCAAACACAGGAACTAGAAGATAAAATGTCAAAGGCAAATGTGAACTCTGCTTCGTTGCCTCCCGCTAGCGATATGTGGGCTCCGCCTACGAATCCAAACTACATGTCGGCCGGTACAAGTCCAAACACCCAGCAAGGGCAAGCAACCGGTGAACTGCCAAGGACAAAAGATTCGACAGCTAATCCCCAAATGATTATGTCCATGATTAACCAGAACTGTAAGACCAAAAACTGCCCATACTACAGGTCAATTTCAACGGGGGAATATTGCCATGAATGTTACTCAAAGCTACACAACATGCGCAAGAtgggtggtgatgatgatgacgaaaaTCTCAGCGGACCAGCGAAATGCCGCACCGAAGGTTGTCTGAATTTCAGCGCACCTGGTAAAGAACACTGTCAGGTCTGTAAAGCTTCGGCTAAATTCCATGATAACGGTGGAACTGCTACAGCGCCCTCTGCCCCACTACCGAGCAATGTACCATTGTCATCTGAACAATCAACGGTAGTTAGCAATGCGATGCTTGGCAGTAGGGAACAACCACTTAAGATGTATCAGCCATCAGCCCCGTTGCCAAGCAAGGAGCAATTGCCATCTGAGCAAGCAACGGTGGTCAGTAATGCAGTTCTTGGCAGTAAGCAACAGCAAGAACAGAAGATATATCAATCGGCACATATTAGCGGTGGTAGTGATGATGACCTCACCACACTCCTGGTCAACACCGTGAAAGTCGGTTCTAAGAAATGCATTATGCCCGAGTGTCAGCTTACCGGCCACCCTGCAACTCACGATTTGTGTCAAAAATGCTTTGATGAAAATCGCAGAATTCATGAGAACGTTATGGCGCAGACTGGCTCCGCAAAACTAGAGCAACCATCAAGGGTACCTCAGCAGATGGCGGAGCAGAATTCAGCAGCGACGTACTCGCGTAAATGCAGGACCCAAGGATGCCAGGGGATTGGAAACTCTCACATGAGTGGGTATTGTGCTGAGTGTGCAATCAAGATGAGTCCAATTCCAACTGGGGAAAGGCCAAACTTTCCTCAGAATAAGGAAGCCTCTCCTCCATCGATTCCTCCTCCAAATTACGACCAAGCCATACAAATCCTTCAGAACAATGCTACTGGTGGTGCATCGAATAACTTACAGCAAAGTCAAGCAGCAGGTTACATGGAACCAAGCCAGCAACAGCAGCACCCACCACAACAGCAACAAAATCTtggttttactgtacaaaagcaCATCTGTGCAACACCAGGGTGTTCAGGAATACGACTTGATGCTGGATACTGCTGGGAATGCGAGCGTATAAACAAATTGGCCGCACCACCTTCTCGTACTCAAACCCCGCCTCCAATGCAGAAGCAAAGTTGGGTCAAGGCTGCTCCTCCTCGCTCACAAACTCCTCCTGCAACTGGACAACTGCAGTCAGCAGCAGGGCTGGGCTACCCAAGCAGACATCAAGCGCAGTCAACTGCTTACAGGGCGCCTGCAGCTAATTCCACAAGGACGATTCCTCTGTCTCACCCTTCGACCCGCACCTGCCGCCATCCTAAGTGCGATCGGCCTGCAGCACCCCCTAAGTACATCCTTTGCGAGGAATGTATCAATGTTGCAGAGTTGTATAAACGTGAAGAGGAGGGGATGTCGGAGCAGAGCAACAGACCAGGAACGGATCCATTATTGCCACCTGGGACATGGAGTGGAGAAGGCATGGAACACCTTCCCAGAAATCAAGGTAAATAGTGTTTTGTGAATGTAAAAAGTTTGAGGTGCATTTTGGATAGAGTTTATTGATTGGGTAATTTGAATGTAAAATATCTCTTGCTGGTTTTAAATttacacaataattattattggaATAGTTTTTAAAGGTGCATTACTCTCAAGAATCTTTATACTTTATAAAGAATAAATCAGAAGATTCATGAAACCTCATAAATTTATGATTTCTGTTTTTAACTGACTTCTACCCTTCCCATCTGAAATAAAAACTGAAGTGAATCAAAATAACAGTGATGTTTACTAAGCCTATAGAAGAAAtgttatcagggttgtagctacagtgggcggtggcAGGCGGCAGaacccaccactcagttttgAACCCACCTCTCAGCTGCAATTTCtgcactggagcccaccactcggAGATCAAAATAGCATCATTTGATTGACTTAGCCAAGAACTTggtccattttggcaaaatattgccaattatgcaaaattttcatcaaataccacccagcactaaaaatatcctagctgCAACCCTGAACGTTACCATCTATTCAAACTGCGTCTAACAAAACTAGCTCCGTTCATAGAGTATATCACTAGCCAGTTTGCCAGATGTTTTGCCAATTGGGCTTAGGTAAAAATCTCACTTTGATTGAACATCTCCTATTACAGCTTCACATGTATCAACCAAACCAAAGGCATCGCCAAGCAAAAATCCAATACCACAAGGCAGGGCCTACATCCCACGCCACAAGTGTCAGGCACGAGGGGGTAAGTCAAACTAATAAatttgtcgttgggcaggaaaaccctcctatgtgtcattggcccctgaacatgttcagagcaaaacttcctatgtaacctcttggcagttatatttttaaacatgttcaagggccacgagtacataggaggtttttcctgcctaatGACGTAATGTATTTTGGGATGGTGGCAGCTTCAGAGATACATGTATCTTGAGCATAGCGGTGTACAGTTTGTCATGAGTCAGTGTTGTATGGCATCGCAAGATTTTTGTAATTAATGGGTGTATTCAAGAGGTATTACGTAATGCCTTATATGTTATCAGACTTGCACATTTGACATGTTATTGGGCTCATGCATGAACAGCTTGTTTGCTCCAGCCATGACAATAGATttgattaaggttggtcttaataaccttggaattatggaaacttttgggcctcataactgctaaatttttggtctaaagtatatacagcctgtctcaaaaaaaattgtgcaagtgaaaagcgccctctttggcgattagaaaatacctttgtgacatgatgcttacatcaacgtcaagggcacagtcttagctctcaaataccgtttgttctgttcaatttgctctttttaatctcgagatacgtttagttaacaacgaaagggtaaaatcacaattgtgccacttttactagggaatagggttgtacatgtaaatcaatgatagctgatgttgatgcgtctaatgttttcggggctcgtgcattagacgcatcaacaccagcgcgcatgcattattttgtctaatttcattaatttttcaaatttcatgaacttgtcaaagttcattaacccataagtgcgtaatatttgtttgtcttttaacatgttttgaatgacaaaaagaacagtatttaccatggtaaaatcattgacatgcacatgtatttcattttacagtagaatgtgaaatatttatttgtcgtttaatttgtcgtaagaggaaaaagagaatcatacctttatcatgataaaacattaaaaacaatttagtattgttgtgtaattgatgcatttcacgaaggaactcttgttaaacttgatgctatcattgatttacacgtACAGCCCTCTTCTCTAGTagaagtggcacaattgtgattttacccttttgttgttacgtaagcatatctcgagattgaaacaagcaaattgaacagactaaacagcatttgagagctaagacaatACCCTTGGCGTCTATGTAAgcattattagtattatttttttagaCAGGGTGTAGATgtttacatatttagaatggcaaagaattgatgaatccatctgtgggGTCAAATTTGCGTAAAAATGCTCGGTTTTTTTTCAGgcttaagaccacccttaaattaatgtatgtttgcttgttttccagTTACAATTTGGGACAAATGTGTGATTTTAGTTAGGTTGAGAGTCCAGATAAAGTGCATGAAGGAAGGAATTAAACATGAAAAGAATATGTAGTACATTTGATGTGAAAAAATTAAAAGTCAAGCTACAAAGTTAGAAAGATTTGACAGGAGTCCAATAGAGAATGTATCTTCAGCTTTTAGTGATATTTCACAGATAGCCTTTGCCAGGTAGAACTAATATGTCGGCAACAGCTAATATCCTCATACATGTGTACGCATAGTATGCTGTCTACTCACTTTTGCAGTGCCCAGGTATACATGTAGGAGTTGCTGATGGTTAATCCATAACAATATTCTGAATAGAAGACAAAACAAATTTAGTATTACCATTCCGGAGATGTAATCCTAACCATAAAatataaccctaaacctaatcacATACGGTGGCTACAGTTATTATAAAATCTTgccttgttttttattttaaatctttAGGTTGCAAGGATGACATGTATGGAGACCCCGAACTGAACAACCTCTGCTCCTCCTGCTTCAAAGACAGCCTAAGGCGGCCTCCATTTGCCAAACCATTTGATGTCCATTCAGCACCTGTGAGACCGTCTGCAAGACCCCCAAAACGTCAGACATCACATTCCCAAGCTCTCCCGACTACACACCCCCATCATGGACAACAACAAAACCGTGTTGTACATGTGCCTTCTAACACCCAGGCTGCTATCGGAAATAACGTTGTCATAGCGACAGGTCCAAACCCCGCCATGGTTCAAACGGGGCAAGTTCCGCATTATCAGAAGTGTGCCGAGCCAGAATGTCCCAACCCAGCCAATCCTAACAT
It encodes:
- the LOC140141025 gene encoding uncharacterized protein, with the translated sequence MAPHDGAAQAEERSPLRLPNKIADSDPQKNQRIRQSIEHDVKRRTAPEIIQCFIQNLSILTTLVPSHWKKLPPELKQFVEKEMFDPVMRQVLEDDNIINWAPSATKLYPLITTGDGNCLLHAVSLAMWGLEDDNLFLRNLLHEALVNHDMECRRRWQRERKRQDERIPGSGLRYNTMEWRNEWEMVIKMSSSERRPPTTQGLPYECLEEFHVFMLANILRRPIIVMAQSMWHDLQGHSLQPQNFSGVYLPLKWQPEQCSKSPIILGYYQMHFVPLVYTGVTEGETSATEFVVPLIHQDHSPMVIHFLTQEEEGKEDKLLQDYLTLEELPHMDINESMASTHVIQGAQLSTTTSPDEMNLMVSYFRLVDSHYRFYLETEYNPHTAYKGANQTQELEDKMSKANVNSASLPPASDMWAPPTNPNYMSAGTSPNTQQGQATGELPRTKDSTANPQMIMSMINQNCKTKNCPYYRSISTGEYCHECYSKLHNMRKMGGDDDDENLSGPAKCRTEGCLNFSAPGKEHCQVCKASAKFHDNGGTATAPSAPLPSNVPLSSEQSTVVSNAMLGSREQPLKMYQPSAPLPSKEQLPSEQATVVSNAVLGSKQQQEQKIYQSAHISGGSDDDLTTLLVNTVKVGSKKCIMPECQLTGHPATHDLCQKCFDENRRIHENVMAQTGSAKLEQPSRVPQQMAEQNSAATYSRKCRTQGCQGIGNSHMSGYCAECAIKMSPIPTGERPNFPQNKEASPPSIPPPNYDQAIQILQNNATGGASNNLQQSQAAGYMEPSQQQQHPPQQQQNLGFTVQKHICATPGCSGIRLDAGYCWECERINKLAAPPSRTQTPPPMQKQSWVKAAPPRSQTPPATGQLQSAAGLGYPSRHQAQSTAYRAPAANSTRTIPLSHPSTRTCRHPKCDRPAAPPKYILCEECINVAELYKREEEGMSEQSNRPGTDPLLPPGTWSGEGMEHLPRNQASHVSTKPKASPSKNPIPQGRAYIPRHKCQARGGCKDDMYGDPELNNLCSSCFKDSLRRPPFAKPFDVHSAPVRPSARPPKRQTSHSQALPTTHPHHGQQQNRVVHVPSNTQAAIGNNVVIATGPNPAMVQTGQVPHYQKCAEPECPNPANPNILEGYCNTCYRAFEEVFVERERRSVIAHPAQEPPYPAQEPPYPAQEPPYPAQVPRYQAQEPRYQAQEPHYQAQGPRYQAPHPAMQQQSGKPYRAPADLPTPKPTRMPCKHSWCENYGNPKCFGYCNECYKLTQLNRSGQVPHY